The following proteins come from a genomic window of Paraburkholderia sprentiae WSM5005:
- a CDS encoding DUF3024 domain-containing protein has protein sequence MTAQASAPEAAPPRDGLRAGRPFDLTQRQIEQALRERTRYRYVQPRVLRDGRGFRVESPCCSRNVDANGGMIDIAWLTRDEDGMWHLSARDHASHRWMPQHESTDLGELLDTLCIDRECVFWP, from the coding sequence ATGACGGCTCAGGCGAGCGCGCCAGAAGCGGCGCCGCCGCGCGACGGTTTGCGCGCGGGCCGCCCGTTCGACCTGACCCAGCGCCAGATCGAGCAAGCGTTGCGCGAGCGTACCCGCTACCGCTATGTGCAGCCGCGCGTGCTGCGCGATGGGCGGGGGTTCCGTGTCGAGAGCCCGTGCTGCTCCCGCAATGTCGACGCGAATGGCGGGATGATCGACATAGCCTGGCTCACGCGCGATGAAGACGGTATGTGGCACCTGAGCGCGCGCGATCATGCGTCGCACCGATGGATGCCCCAGCATGAGAGCACCGATCTGGGCGAGCTGCTGGACACGCTGTGCATCGATCGCGAATGCGTGTTCTGGCCGTGA
- a CDS encoding HEAT repeat domain-containing protein — MSVQNVRVPGGDIAPRHCQGGPLDCAGCGYVRFRELPAEHGCGPASHAGVFCLPALLGDPDEMVRLQLALRLPQAQLARLIHDPHREVRILVVQRLSPAALVGMRGDSDYGVREWVAQRLPLALLRQMIGDPDRVVRMRLAERLEMPALLRITDDSEAEVRRIVAERLPATLLSRLAFDPDWRVRWEVARRAAGDIVASLVDDADEEVRALARQRRQSGEVANLMTTGQTQRSAGVKHG; from the coding sequence ATGAGCGTACAGAACGTGCGCGTACCAGGCGGCGACATTGCACCGCGCCACTGCCAGGGCGGCCCGCTCGACTGCGCCGGCTGCGGGTATGTGCGGTTCCGCGAGTTGCCGGCGGAGCACGGTTGCGGGCCAGCGAGTCACGCTGGTGTGTTTTGTCTGCCCGCATTGCTCGGCGACCCGGACGAGATGGTCCGGCTGCAGCTCGCGTTGCGATTGCCGCAGGCGCAATTGGCGCGCCTGATCCACGATCCACATCGCGAGGTGCGGATTCTCGTGGTGCAGCGCCTGTCGCCTGCTGCATTGGTCGGCATGCGGGGCGATTCCGACTACGGCGTGCGCGAATGGGTGGCGCAGCGTCTGCCGCTCGCGCTGCTGCGGCAGATGATCGGCGACCCTGATCGCGTAGTCCGGATGCGACTGGCAGAGCGTCTTGAGATGCCTGCGCTGCTGCGTATTACCGACGACAGCGAGGCCGAGGTACGCCGCATCGTCGCCGAGCGTCTGCCCGCGACGCTGCTATCGCGCCTCGCGTTCGATCCCGATTGGCGAGTGCGCTGGGAAGTCGCGCGGCGCGCCGCTGGCGATATCGTGGCGTCGCTGGTGGATGACGCGGACGAAGAGGTGCGCGCGCTCGCGCGGCAGCGCCGGCAGTCGGGCGAGGTCGCTAACCTGATGACCACCGGACAGACGCAACGATCAGCAGGAGTGAAGCATGGCTGA
- a CDS encoding thioredoxin domain-containing protein, with protein MAPRPVSERFYRAAPRIKSSEVVPETIGANVALALLLAEPLLIRRPRMQCDERRMVGFNAALVNTWIGLGAQAPAPDMPYEGCAAMTDHSSHQRAIRCAAST; from the coding sequence ATGGCGCCGCGGCCGGTCAGCGAGAGGTTCTACCGCGCGGCACCGCGCATCAAGTCGAGCGAAGTGGTGCCGGAAACGATCGGCGCCAATGTCGCCCTGGCGCTGTTGCTGGCCGAGCCGCTGCTGATCCGCCGGCCGCGGATGCAATGCGACGAGCGCCGCATGGTCGGCTTCAATGCGGCCTTGGTGAACACCTGGATCGGGCTCGGCGCGCAAGCACCGGCCCCGGACATGCCGTACGAAGGCTGCGCCGCAATGACGGACCACAGCTCGCACCAACGGGCGATCCGCTGCGCCGCATCCACCTGA
- a CDS encoding 4Fe-4S binding protein, with translation MPLKIIASTCTGCSACEPECPNVAIIEKSGVFAIDPKKCTECEGHFDDPQCVAVCPVDGCIVQV, from the coding sequence ATGCCTCTGAAGATTATTGCGTCCACCTGTACGGGATGCTCGGCCTGCGAACCGGAATGCCCCAATGTCGCGATCATCGAGAAAAGCGGCGTGTTCGCGATCGACCCCAAGAAATGCACCGAATGCGAAGGCCACTTCGACGACCCGCAGTGCGTCGCCGTGTGTCCCGTGGACGGCTGCATCGTTCAGGTTTGA
- a CDS encoding OmpW/AlkL family protein produces MKHVIKAVMIVASLCATGLFEVRAYADDVSANGSTMAGEVPADGIHAGDVLVRLRAISIEPEVHTSGTLSSLGVSVNNALVPELDLTYMIRDAIGIELILATPRHHVTSDLGDLGGVNVLPPTLLLQYHFNHAGMIRPYVGAGVNYTYFYNDGLSARSEGIQVSRSSFGPAVQAGVDVQITKTVFLNADIKKIWMHTDASVGGSSLGRLDIDPLVLGIGVGMKF; encoded by the coding sequence ATGAAGCACGTGATTAAGGCCGTGATGATCGTGGCAAGCCTGTGCGCTACCGGTTTGTTCGAAGTGCGGGCATACGCGGATGACGTAAGCGCGAACGGAAGCACGATGGCAGGCGAGGTGCCGGCGGATGGGATCCACGCCGGTGACGTGCTTGTGCGTCTGCGTGCCATCTCGATCGAGCCCGAAGTACACACCAGCGGCACGTTGTCGTCGCTCGGCGTGAGTGTCAATAACGCACTCGTGCCGGAGTTGGACCTGACCTATATGATCCGCGACGCGATCGGCATCGAGCTGATTCTCGCCACCCCGCGGCACCACGTGACGTCTGACCTCGGCGATCTCGGTGGCGTGAACGTGCTGCCACCGACGCTGCTGCTGCAATATCACTTCAACCATGCTGGCATGATCCGACCGTATGTCGGCGCGGGGGTCAACTACACGTACTTCTACAACGACGGCCTGAGCGCGAGATCCGAAGGCATCCAGGTGTCACGCAGCAGCTTCGGTCCGGCGGTGCAGGCTGGCGTCGACGTGCAGATCACGAAGACCGTCTTTCTCAACGCGGATATCAAGAAGATCTGGATGCACACGGACGCCTCGGTCGGCGGCAGTTCATTGGGCCGACTGGACATCGACCCACTGGTACTGGGAATAGGCGTCGGGATGAAGTTCTAG
- the cyoA gene encoding ubiquinol oxidase subunit II gives MTDRKALRKRSIAIVTTLSACLSGCDLTVLDPKGSVGAAEKSLIATATWAMLIVVIPVILLTLFFAWRYRASNRHAVYAPKWAHSTAIEIVVWTIPALIILYLGILTWRTTHELDPYQPLQSSVKPIDVEVVALDWKWLFIYPDLGIASVNQLAVPVDTPVNFRITSDSVMNSFFIPQLGTQAYAMVGMQTRLHLIADAPGNFEGMSANFSGKGFADMKFRTLATSATDFDAWVRKVKASPDRLSMDEYAEVAKPSEKQSVRYFSSIDQHLFRNIVARYNNGNVTAFRDAACRTQTTE, from the coding sequence ATGACAGACAGAAAAGCCTTAAGGAAACGGTCGATAGCCATCGTCACGACATTGAGCGCCTGTCTATCGGGATGTGATCTGACTGTGCTTGATCCAAAAGGGAGCGTCGGCGCGGCCGAGAAGTCGCTGATCGCCACTGCCACGTGGGCGATGCTGATCGTCGTGATCCCGGTGATCCTGCTGACGCTGTTCTTCGCGTGGCGCTACCGTGCGTCGAACCGTCACGCGGTCTATGCACCCAAATGGGCGCACTCGACGGCGATCGAGATCGTCGTCTGGACGATCCCCGCCCTGATCATCCTGTACCTCGGTATCCTGACGTGGCGCACCACGCATGAGCTCGACCCGTACCAGCCGCTGCAGTCGAGCGTGAAGCCGATCGACGTCGAGGTGGTCGCGCTCGACTGGAAGTGGCTCTTCATCTACCCGGACCTCGGCATTGCGTCGGTGAACCAGCTCGCCGTGCCAGTCGATACGCCGGTGAATTTCCGGATCACGTCGGACTCGGTGATGAACTCATTCTTCATCCCGCAACTCGGCACCCAGGCGTATGCAATGGTCGGCATGCAGACCCGTCTGCACCTGATCGCGGATGCACCGGGAAATTTCGAAGGTATGTCCGCCAACTTCAGCGGCAAGGGATTCGCCGACATGAAGTTCCGCACGCTCGCGACGAGCGCCACCGACTTCGACGCATGGGTGCGGAAGGTCAAGGCTTCGCCGGACCGCCTGAGCATGGACGAATACGCCGAAGTCGCGAAGCCGAGCGAGAAGCAGTCGGTACGCTACTTCTCATCGATCGACCAGCACCTGTTCCGCAACATCGTTGCCCGATACAACAACGGCAACGTCACGGCCTTCCGCGACGCCGCCTGTCGCACGCAGACCACGGAGTAA
- the hemN gene encoding oxygen-independent coproporphyrinogen III oxidase, with the protein MREAASRAPDSPEIPAEVVRHFDRSGPRYTSYPTADRFHPGFEERAYERQLAARATAENNPPLSLYVHLPFCRSLCYFCACNKVITHDHGCSARYLSYLVREMDLVASHLGPDRRTVQLHLGGGTPTFFPVAELEELVQQLQNRFAFSIDAELAIEIDPRTVSTKTLSPLARLGFNRASFGVQDFATNVQQAVNRIQPLDVVERALSGARDAGFSSINVDLIYGLPQQTVASFAHTLDEVIRLAPDRVALYNYAHLPDRFKAQRLIDAARLPSTEERLRIFMLSAQRFLDAGYIYIGLDHFARPDDELSIALRNGSLHRNFQGYTTYAECDLVGFGVSAIGKIGSAYSQSTSSLQSYYRSLDEGRLPVERGIALSPDDALRREVIMTLMCSVPLNFAAISLAHQIDFVRYFSSELTALEPYREAGLVSIDGNGISIPPKGRFFVRAVAMVFDGYLERPSSASWSKLI; encoded by the coding sequence ATGCGGGAAGCGGCATCCCGAGCGCCTGACAGTCCGGAGATTCCCGCGGAGGTGGTTCGCCACTTCGACCGTTCGGGGCCTCGCTATACCTCATATCCCACCGCAGATCGATTTCACCCCGGGTTCGAGGAGCGGGCATACGAACGTCAGCTTGCCGCTCGTGCTACTGCTGAGAATAATCCGCCGCTCTCGCTATATGTTCATCTGCCGTTTTGCAGATCGCTCTGCTACTTCTGCGCATGCAACAAGGTCATTACGCACGACCATGGCTGCAGCGCTAGATATCTGAGCTACCTCGTTCGTGAGATGGACCTGGTCGCGTCACATCTCGGACCTGACCGGCGAACCGTGCAGCTGCATCTGGGAGGTGGAACGCCGACCTTCTTCCCCGTTGCCGAGCTCGAAGAGCTTGTCCAGCAACTGCAGAACCGCTTCGCGTTCTCGATCGACGCAGAACTCGCCATCGAAATTGACCCGCGAACCGTCAGCACTAAAACGCTTTCACCACTCGCGCGCCTCGGCTTCAACCGAGCGAGCTTCGGCGTACAGGACTTTGCTACCAACGTCCAGCAGGCTGTCAATCGCATCCAGCCACTCGATGTGGTGGAACGCGCACTCAGCGGCGCACGCGATGCGGGATTTTCCTCAATTAACGTCGACCTGATCTACGGTTTGCCACAGCAGACTGTCGCCAGCTTTGCCCACACACTGGACGAGGTGATCCGGCTGGCGCCCGATCGCGTCGCGCTCTACAACTACGCGCACCTGCCAGACCGCTTCAAGGCCCAGCGATTAATTGACGCAGCCCGATTGCCATCGACCGAGGAGCGCCTGCGCATATTTATGCTCTCGGCCCAGCGCTTTCTCGATGCCGGATACATCTATATCGGTCTCGACCATTTCGCCAGACCCGACGACGAGCTGAGCATTGCGTTGCGCAACGGTAGCCTCCATCGCAATTTCCAAGGCTACACGACGTACGCGGAGTGCGATCTGGTCGGCTTCGGTGTGTCGGCCATCGGCAAGATCGGCAGCGCGTACAGTCAGTCGACGAGCTCGTTGCAAAGCTACTACCGATCACTCGACGAAGGCCGGCTTCCGGTCGAACGCGGAATTGCCCTGTCGCCTGACGATGCGTTGCGTCGGGAGGTGATCATGACGCTCATGTGCAGCGTGCCGCTGAATTTCGCGGCGATCTCGCTAGCGCATCAGATCGACTTCGTCCGCTATTTCTCAAGTGAGCTTACCGCCCTGGAACCATACCGGGAGGCGGGACTGGTGAGCATCGATGGAAACGGCATCTCGATTCCCCCAAAAGGCCGGTTCTTCGTGCGCGCAGTGGCCATGGTGTTCGACGGTTATCTGGAGCGCCCCTCGAGCGCGTCCTGGTCAAAACTGATCTAG
- a CDS encoding FmdB family zinc ribbon protein → MPLYDYRCAACGHAFETLVRAGHAPVCPQCGGTALDKQVSAPASPGKSRAIISCARRQAAREGHLSNYSPAERRKLLR, encoded by the coding sequence ATGCCCCTGTACGACTATCGCTGCGCGGCCTGCGGCCACGCATTCGAAACGCTGGTGCGCGCCGGCCACGCGCCCGTCTGCCCGCAATGCGGCGGCACCGCGCTGGACAAGCAGGTCAGCGCGCCGGCCTCGCCCGGCAAGAGCCGCGCGATCATCTCCTGCGCGCGGCGTCAGGCGGCGCGCGAAGGGCACCTCAGCAACTATTCGCCGGCCGAGCGCCGCAAGCTGCTGCGCTGA
- a CDS encoding aminotransferase class V-fold PLP-dependent enzyme: MRVLAVKQTNGAGRRSIPTTTRPCRQPPPWQATLYILTDVWGNASSQHAVGQQAKGTLAAARATIARALGCKPTELSFANGATEANHLAVCGLHAAAPEGRHRGVFSAIEHAAHLKLVRALAARGGAAVARRNHYGAGY, translated from the coding sequence ATGCGTGTTCTGGCCGTGAAGCAAACTAACGGAGCCGGGCGACGATCTATTCCGACCACAACGCGACCATGCCGCCAGCCTCCGCCGTGGCAGGCGACGCTGTACATCCTGACGGATGTGTGGGGCAACGCGTCGTCGCAGCATGCCGTCGGTCAGCAGGCGAAGGGCACGCTCGCTGCGGCCCGCGCGACGATCGCGCGAGCGCTCGGTTGCAAGCCCACAGAGCTGAGCTTCGCCAACGGCGCCACCGAAGCCAATCACCTCGCCGTGTGCGGGCTGCACGCGGCGGCGCCGGAGGGCCGGCACCGTGGCGTATTCAGCGCGATCGAACATGCTGCGCACCTGAAGCTGGTGCGTGCGCTGGCTGCACGCGGCGGTGCGGCTGTCGCTCGGCGAAATCACTACGGCGCAGGATATTGA
- the nifT gene encoding putative nitrogen fixation protein NifT: MKVIIRKDSKGALSAYLPKKDLEEPIVAMAQPEMWGGLVTLANGWQLELPAMADDTPLPITVEARRITGVEE; encoded by the coding sequence ATGAAAGTCATAATCCGCAAGGACAGCAAGGGCGCGCTGAGCGCCTACCTGCCAAAGAAGGACCTGGAAGAGCCCATTGTCGCGATGGCGCAGCCCGAGATGTGGGGCGGTCTCGTCACGCTCGCGAACGGCTGGCAACTCGAATTGCCCGCGATGGCCGACGATACGCCACTGCCCATCACGGTCGAAGCGCGGCGCATTACTGGCGTGGAGGAGTGA
- a CDS encoding nitrogen fixation protein NifZ encodes MSIEPVQPAYQWGMRVIALDDLCNDGSFPERGQDDCLAEAGTVGEIVNVGQVVESGEPVYLVEFGNCVVGCTENEIAPAPAGLLPEEGAMS; translated from the coding sequence ATGAGTATCGAACCGGTTCAGCCTGCTTATCAGTGGGGCATGCGCGTGATCGCGCTGGATGACCTGTGCAACGACGGCAGCTTTCCGGAGCGCGGCCAGGACGATTGTCTGGCCGAGGCGGGTACGGTCGGCGAAATCGTCAACGTCGGCCAGGTGGTTGAGAGCGGCGAGCCGGTCTATCTGGTGGAGTTCGGCAACTGTGTCGTCGGATGCACGGAGAATGAAATTGCGCCCGCACCCGCCGGCCTGCTACCCGAAGAAGGAGCCATGTCATGA
- a CDS encoding HesB/IscA family protein, with protein MLSNVTVTSAAEKFMRRIVRFSGLPAGAGFRLVVNAGGCSGYTAEFTAEPALQPGEQELDINGLRIFLPAESRLMLEGITIDFADTPTQSGLIFFNPNQAACGCSSSAESAPPGLATIDVSAIGRGRPPLPRQIS; from the coding sequence ATGCTGTCCAACGTAACTGTTACGAGCGCCGCCGAGAAGTTCATGCGTCGTATCGTGCGCTTTTCGGGCCTGCCGGCTGGCGCCGGCTTTCGTCTGGTGGTGAACGCCGGCGGCTGTTCCGGCTATACCGCGGAATTCACCGCCGAGCCGGCGCTGCAACCAGGCGAACAGGAACTCGACATCAACGGCCTGCGCATATTCCTGCCGGCTGAGAGCCGGCTGATGCTCGAAGGCATAACGATCGATTTCGCCGACACGCCAACCCAGTCCGGCTTGATCTTCTTCAATCCGAACCAGGCCGCTTGTGGTTGCAGCAGCAGTGCGGAGTCGGCGCCGCCGGGCCTGGCGACCATCGATGTCAGCGCGATTGGCCGCGGGCGGCCGCCGCTGCCGCGTCAGATCTCCTGA
- a CDS encoding nitrogen fixation protein NifZ, whose protein sequence is MADINRDDDLIEVAFPPRFNYGERVIARAVIRNDGTYNGKDMGEVLVNKGEIGYVTSIDTFLQQFYIYAVDFVESGHRVGMRAKELCTLDNLPDDVLQGLGERAEALHKIGTRVQPETSQPQEPSA, encoded by the coding sequence ATGGCTGACATCAATCGCGACGACGACCTGATCGAGGTCGCGTTTCCCCCGCGCTTCAACTACGGCGAGCGCGTGATCGCACGCGCGGTGATCCGCAACGACGGCACCTACAACGGCAAAGACATGGGCGAAGTGCTGGTGAACAAGGGCGAGATCGGCTACGTCACCAGCATCGACACCTTCCTTCAGCAGTTCTATATCTACGCGGTGGATTTCGTCGAGAGCGGCCACCGTGTCGGCATGCGCGCGAAAGAGCTATGCACGCTCGACAACCTGCCCGACGACGTGCTGCAAGGCCTGGGCGAGCGGGCCGAAGCGCTGCACAAGATCGGCACGCGGGTCCAGCCGGAAACGTCGCAACCGCAGGAGCCGTCAGCATGA
- a CDS encoding DegT/DnrJ/EryC1/StrS family aminotransferase gives MEIDEIALSEPACAAREIGLVNAVLQSSRWSDGPMLDSFERAFAGWVGREYAVAVASGTLATWIALRATGIGPGDEVVCASHTWHQVAQAITLAGAVPVFADIDYWSGCLSAEKAAQKIGPRTRAILAGNTNGHPAAWALLRELADAQRLRLIEDSTEALGSRYRGRNVGCFGDVSVFDFSSPSALCTGAGGMLVTDDDELVHELRYLRERRVTDRASVSVGSWVPLQAGISDLTAALGLAQLAELDTRLAQRKQVETWYHEEMQSFEGIKPAYVAEDVEEVHWMLYVVHLGKRFTQSARAQMIDDMKSCGIETVAYSHPLHQQFHYMNAGDAISRRSGLLPDTERIGDRALALPLHTLLDTDQVKYIVKTLKDTATNVGAGAAIYL, from the coding sequence ATGGAAATCGATGAGATCGCGTTGAGCGAACCGGCTTGCGCGGCGCGCGAGATCGGTCTCGTCAACGCGGTGCTGCAATCCTCACGTTGGAGCGACGGGCCGATGCTTGATTCGTTCGAGCGCGCGTTTGCGGGCTGGGTTGGCCGGGAGTATGCGGTCGCGGTCGCGAGCGGCACGCTCGCGACCTGGATTGCGTTGCGCGCGACGGGGATCGGCCCGGGAGACGAGGTGGTCTGCGCGTCGCACACCTGGCATCAGGTGGCGCAGGCGATCACGCTGGCGGGAGCCGTGCCGGTGTTCGCCGACATCGACTACTGGAGCGGTTGTCTGAGCGCCGAAAAAGCCGCGCAGAAGATCGGCCCTCGCACGCGCGCGATCCTCGCCGGCAACACCAACGGCCACCCGGCCGCGTGGGCGCTGCTGCGCGAACTGGCCGACGCGCAGCGCTTGCGGCTGATCGAAGACAGTACTGAGGCGTTGGGCTCGCGCTACCGGGGCCGCAACGTGGGCTGTTTCGGCGACGTATCTGTGTTCGACTTCTCCAGCCCGTCCGCGCTGTGCACAGGAGCGGGCGGCATGCTTGTCACCGACGATGACGAACTCGTCCATGAACTGCGTTATCTGCGCGAGCGGCGCGTCACGGACCGCGCGTCCGTCTCGGTCGGCTCGTGGGTGCCGCTGCAGGCGGGCATCAGTGATCTGACCGCCGCGCTCGGTCTCGCGCAACTGGCCGAACTCGACACGCGCCTCGCGCAGCGAAAGCAGGTCGAGACTTGGTATCACGAAGAGATGCAAAGCTTCGAAGGGATCAAGCCGGCCTACGTGGCCGAGGACGTCGAAGAAGTGCACTGGATGCTCTATGTTGTGCATTTGGGCAAGCGTTTTACGCAGAGCGCGCGCGCCCAGATGATAGACGACATGAAATCTTGCGGCATTGAGACGGTGGCCTACAGCCATCCGCTGCATCAGCAGTTTCACTACATGAACGCGGGCGATGCGATCAGCCGCAGGAGCGGCCTGTTGCCCGACACCGAGCGCATCGGCGATCGCGCGCTGGCGCTGCCGCTGCACACGCTGCTCGACACCGACCAGGTCAAGTACATCGTCAAGACGCTGAAAGACACCGCGACCAACGTGGGCGCCGGCGCCGCCATTTATCTGTGA
- the nifB gene encoding nitrogenase cofactor biosynthesis protein NifB, with protein sequence MQASSNASDLPAAAYISVGQIKSLGVKIEDPSTGGGCGTHGGEGRTSCGASGSLDDMPPDIWEKVKNHPCYSEEAHHHYARMHVAVAPACNVQCNYCNRKYDCANESRPGVVSQKLTPQQAVKKVVAVASEIPQMTVLGIAGPGDSLASPKKTFETFRMLQEQAPDIKLCLSTNGLALPDLVDEICKYNIDHVTITINMVDPAVGEKIYPWIFWKHKRVTGYEAACILHDRQMKGLEMLTARGVLTKINSVLIPGINEEHLIEVNRDVKKRGAFLHNIMPLISEPEHGTHFGLSGQRGPTAQELKAVQDACMGGANLMRHCRQCRADAVGLLGEDRSEDFTLDKFEQMEVVYDLVRRREYQQRVEAERQAQHDAKQEALAVSREIDVADDIKVLVAVATKGGGRVNEHFGHVTEFQIFEVSAAEALFVGHRRVDLYCRGGYGDDEQLPSVVRALHDCHAVLVAKIGACPKDELAQAGIEPVDQYVGEFIEKAVLAWFNDYRSRIASGAIVHRDRGDASIRQGAYTSSASAA encoded by the coding sequence ATGCAAGCGAGTTCAAATGCGAGCGACTTGCCCGCAGCGGCCTACATCAGCGTCGGGCAGATTAAATCGCTCGGCGTGAAGATCGAAGACCCGTCCACCGGTGGCGGCTGCGGCACGCACGGTGGCGAGGGTAGGACCAGCTGCGGCGCGTCGGGTAGTCTCGACGACATGCCGCCGGACATCTGGGAGAAGGTCAAGAATCACCCGTGCTACTCGGAAGAAGCCCATCATCACTATGCGCGCATGCATGTGGCGGTGGCGCCAGCTTGCAACGTCCAGTGCAACTACTGCAACCGCAAATACGACTGCGCGAACGAGTCGCGTCCCGGCGTGGTCTCTCAGAAGCTAACGCCGCAACAGGCAGTGAAGAAGGTCGTGGCGGTCGCAAGCGAGATTCCGCAGATGACGGTGCTTGGCATCGCCGGTCCCGGTGATTCGCTGGCGAGCCCGAAGAAGACCTTTGAGACGTTCCGGATGCTGCAGGAACAGGCGCCGGACATCAAGCTGTGCCTGTCGACCAATGGCCTGGCGTTGCCCGACCTCGTGGACGAAATCTGCAAGTACAACATCGACCACGTGACAATTACCATCAACATGGTCGACCCGGCGGTGGGCGAGAAAATCTATCCGTGGATTTTCTGGAAGCACAAGCGCGTGACCGGTTACGAAGCAGCCTGCATCCTTCATGACCGGCAGATGAAGGGTCTCGAGATGCTCACCGCACGCGGCGTGCTGACCAAGATCAACTCGGTGCTGATTCCCGGCATCAACGAGGAGCACCTGATCGAGGTCAACCGCGACGTCAAGAAACGCGGCGCGTTCCTGCATAACATCATGCCGCTGATCTCGGAGCCCGAGCACGGCACTCACTTTGGCCTGAGCGGCCAGCGCGGACCGACTGCGCAGGAACTCAAGGCCGTGCAGGACGCCTGCATGGGCGGCGCCAACCTGATGCGTCATTGCCGCCAGTGCCGCGCGGATGCGGTTGGCCTGCTGGGCGAGGACCGCAGCGAGGATTTCACGCTCGACAAGTTCGAGCAGATGGAAGTGGTCTACGACCTCGTCCGCCGCCGTGAATACCAGCAGCGCGTCGAAGCCGAGCGTCAGGCGCAGCACGACGCGAAGCAAGAAGCGCTGGCTGTCTCTCGCGAGATCGACGTCGCCGACGACATTAAGGTGCTGGTCGCGGTCGCAACGAAGGGCGGCGGCCGGGTCAACGAGCACTTCGGCCACGTCACGGAGTTTCAGATCTTCGAGGTCTCGGCAGCCGAAGCGCTGTTCGTCGGCCATCGCCGGGTGGACCTGTATTGCCGGGGCGGATACGGCGACGACGAGCAACTACCGTCGGTCGTGCGCGCGCTCCACGACTGCCACGCGGTGCTGGTCGCGAAGATCGGCGCCTGCCCGAAGGACGAACTTGCACAAGCGGGCATCGAGCCGGTCGATCAGTACGTCGGCGAATTTATCGAAAAAGCGGTGCTTGCTTGGTTCAACGACTACCGCAGTCGCATCGCCAGCGGCGCCATCGTGCACCGGGACCGCGGCGATGCTTCGATCCGCCAGGGTGCTTACACCTCGTCAGCCTCAGCGGCGTGA